GAGCCCGCCGCGTCGACGATGCCGACCCCCTCCACACCGCGACTCACCTCCGCCACCACGGCGTTCGCCAACAAGGGCGCGCCCTTCAAGCACCTCCTGCGAGCCTCGCACGAACCGATCCGGTTCACCGCGGACGGACTGCCCGACGGCCTGCGCGTCGACCGGCGCACCGGCCTGATCTCCGGAACACCCACGCGGACGGGCGAGTTCAAGGTCAGCATCAGCGCGGGCAACGCCGCCGGAGACGCCACCGGAACCCTCACCCTCACGGTCGGCACCCCGCCGCCCGCGCCCTGGACCTACGGTGACCTGGGCGATGTCGTCCTCGACGACCGCGCCTACGGCACTCTCGGCGTGGTCGCCGTCCGCACCCCCGGCAGCACCGCCCACCAGGACGGGACCTTCGTGGTGCGGGGCGCCGGGACCGACCTCACCGTCAACAATCAGGGCATGACCGGCCAGTTCGTACGACGGCCCGTCACCGGCGACTGCGAGGTCACCGCCCGCCTGCTCTCCCGCGCCGGAGCCACCGGCGACCGGGTCGGCCTGCTCATGGCCAAGTCCCTGTCGCCGTTCGACCAGGCGGCCGGGACGATCGTCACCGGCGGCACGAGCGCCCAGCTGATGCTGCGCCCGACCGTCGCCGGCCGGTCCACCTTCACGGGCAACGCGGCGGTCACCGCCCCGTGCCTGCTGCGGCTGAAGCGCACCGGGACGCACTTCACCGCATCCGTCTCGTCCGACGACGGCGCCACCTGGACCCCCCTCGCCGAGGGAGACATCCCCGGCTTCGGTGACGCCCCCTACTACGTGGGCCTCGTGGTCTGCTCCCGCAGCCCCCTGACCCACAGCACCACCGAGTTCGACGAGGTGAGCATCACCCCCATGTAGTCCTCCACGGATCGGAGAACCCCACATGAGCCGCACGTCCCCCCACACGCACCACGAGGGCGGCCAGGTGAGCCGCCGCGGTCTGCTCAAGACCGCCGGCGGCCTCACCGCGGCCCTCGCCCTCGGCACCACCGCCACCGCCACCACGGCGGACGCGGCCCCGGCGACCTTCACCCACCCCGGCATGCTGCACAACGCCGGCGACATCAACCGCGCCAAGGTCAGGGTCGCCGCGGGCACCGACCCCTGGGCCTCCGGGTGGCGCCGACTGACCGCCAACTCCCACTCGGCGTCCACCTGGACGCCCCGCCCCACCGCCACGATCATCCGCGGCGGCGACGGCCAGAACTACCCCCAGCTCTACAACGACATCCACGCCGCCTACCAGAACGCGCTGCGCTGGCACGTGGGCGGCACCGCCGCGAACGCCGACTGCGCCGTGCGCATCCTCAACGCCTGGTCGTCCACGCTCACCGAGATCACCGGAAACGCCGACCGGTACCTGGCCGCCGGCCTCTACGGCTGGCAGTTCGCGAACGCCGCCGAACTCATGCGCGGCTACGCCGGGTTCGACCTCAACCGGTTCAAGACGATGATGCTCAACGTCTTCTACCCGCTGAACGACCGGTTCCTGCGCGAGCACAACGACGCCTGCATCACCAACTACTGGGCCAACTGGGACCTGTGCAACATGGCCTCGATCATGGCCATCGGGATCCTGTGCGACGACGGCGCCAAGTACGACCAGGCCGTCAACTACTTCAAGAACGGCGGCGGCAACGGCCAGATCCGGCGCGCGGTGCCGTTCCTCTACCCGGGCGTCGAGGGCTACGACCTCGGCCAGTGGCAGGAGTCCGGCCGCGACCAGGGCCACACCATCATGGGTATGGGCCAGATGGGCGCGATCTGCGAGATGGCCTGGAACCAGGGAGAGGACCTCTACTCGTACGACGGCCGCCGCTTCATGAAGGCCGCCCAGTACGTCGCCAAGTACAACCTGAACATGAACGTGCCCTTCACCACCTACACCTGGGGCAGCGGCCAGAACTGCTCCCAGCAGTCGCACACCGCGATCAGCTCCATCTCCCGCGGCCAGCCCCGCCCGGTGTGGGCCATGCTCCACTACCACTACGGGCGGCGCCTGCTCCTCGACGACAAGTACATCGCCCAGATGTGCTTCTCCGTCCCCGCCGAGGGCGGAGGAGGCGACTACGGCACCACCAGTGGCGGATTCGACCAGCTCGGGTTCGGCACGCTGATGTACGCCAAATAGCGGTCAAGCCGGCTCGTGCACCGGAATACCCGTGGACCATGGGGTGCTCTGGTAGCACTGGTGCACGAGCGCGGCGAAGGGCTGGTGGGCGTATGACGGCAGGCCAGACGGATCCCGTGGTCAGGAGCCCGTACGGGGCCGTACGCGGCCGGTACGAGCGGGGAGTCGCGGTGTTCCGCGGCATCCCTTACGCGGCGCCCCCCTTCGGCCCCCGCCGCTTCCGCCCGCCCGTACCCCTCCCGCCCTGGGACGGCGTCCGCGACGCCGTCGCCTTCGGCCCGACTCCGCCGAAACCCCCGTACTCCGAGGCCTTCGCGCACTACCTGTCCGACCCGGTCGTGCCGGGCGACGACTGCCTCAACCTCAACATCTGGACCCCGCAGCCGGACCCGGGAGCCCGGCTCCCCGTCCTCATCTGGCTGCACGGCGGCGCCCTGACCAGGGGCTCGTCCGCCGTTCCCGTCTACGACGGCCATGCCTTCGCCCGCGACGGCGTGGTGTGCGTCTCCCTCAACTACCGACTGGGCGTGGAGGGCTACGGCCTGTTCCCGGACACGCCCCCGAACCCCGGCCTGCGCGACCAGATCGCCGCCCTGACCTGGGTGCACGAGGCCATCGAGGCCTTCGGCGGCGACCCCGGCCGCATCACCCTCTGCGGCCAGTCCGCCGGGGCGATCAGCGTCGGCGCCCTCATCGCCGCCCCGCAGACACAGGGGCTGGTCCGGCGGGCGGTCCTGCAGAGCGGGCCGCCCGAGGCGTCCGAGCGGGCCAAAGTACGCCGGATGGTGCGCCGTATGGCCTCCCGGCTGAAGATCCCCGCCACCGCCGAGGCCTTCGCCGCCGTCGACCGCGAGCTGCTCCTGCACACCCAGGCCGAGGTGGGCAAGCTCAGCAGCCCGGTGGTCGGCGGCCCCGCCTTCGGCATCGTCATCGACGGCGACACCGTCCCGCGCGACCCCCTGGAGGCCCTCACCGGGGGCGGCGCCGCCCCGGGCGTCGAGCTGATGACGGGCTGGACCCGCGACGAGTACCGGCTGTGGCTGGTCCCGGGCGGCCTCCTGGACCGTGTCGACCGCCTCGGAGCCGTCGCCTTCGCGGGAGCGATGGCCCGCTGCCACTGCGGCAGTGAGGTCCCGCGCGGCTACCGCGCCCTGCACCCCGAGGCGGGCACGGCGGACATCGTCGGCCAGCTGGTCACCGACCACCTCCTGCGCATCCCCCTGCACCACCTGGCCGACGCCCGTACGGAACCGTCGTACGTCTACGAGTTCGCCTGGCCCTCGAACCTCCCCGACCTGAGCTCCTGCCACGCGCTGGAACTCGGCTTCGTCTTCGACACCGGGGAGGTCCCGGAATCCCGGAAACTGGCGGGGGAGGGCGCGCCGCAGGAACTGGCCGACGCGATGCACACGGCGTGGGTGCGGTTTGCCACGGACGGCGATCCGGGCTGGGAACGCTGGGACGCTGCCCACCCGGTGCGCGTCTTCGGAGACCGCGCACCGGACGCCGAGCACGGCGTGGCCTACACGGCGTACGGGCCCCGGGACCGCGAACTCGCTCTCTGGGCGACCGCCGCCGCGATGCTCACGCCGGCGGGGCGTATGTTCCGCTGAGTGTGGACAGGAAGGCGGTCCAGGTGGCGGGAGTGAGAGTGAGGTGGGGGGTGGTGGGGGTTTTGCTGTCGCGTATGTGGACGGCGGTGGGGTGGGCTGACACTTCGACGCAGTTGCCGCCCTCGCTGCCGCTGTAGCTGGACTTGAACCACTCAGGTGCGGTGCCGCTCATGCCTCTCCCGGAAGACGGTCCAGCAGGTCCCTCGTGTCCTCGGGGGTGAGGGCCTGTGACCGCAGCATCGCACACTTCTGCGTAAGGATCGCCACCTCATCAGGGTCGGCGATGAGCTGGCTGCCGCGCTGGTTTTCCGTGTAGACGAGCCGCTGGTGTTCGGGTGTCTCCAGCAGGACGAACGGGCCATCGAGGGAGGCGTGACTGGTCCGATTCATCGGCAGGACCTGGAACATGAGGCCCGGCAGTTCCGAGCACGCGCGCAGGTGCCGCAGTTGCTCGACCCAGACCGCCCTGCCGCCGATGGGCGCTCGTAAGACCGGTTCCCAGACCACGAAGCAGGTGATGGGCGGGTTCTTGTCGTGCAGGATGCCCTGGCGTTCGATGCGCGCCGCCACCAACTGGGCGATTGTGTCCTCGTCGTAGAACGGCACGCGACTGCGGAACACCGCCCACGCGTACGCCTCCGTCTGGAGAAGACCCGGCAGCACCTGGTTCTCGTAGGACGAGATCGCGATGGCCTCTCGCTCCCGGTCGAGGAACTCCTCCGCCCACAACGGGATGAGATCCACCTCCGGCATCTCCGCCAGCGCGGCCACCAACGCCCCCTTGGTATCGAGGAGTTGGTCCAACTGCTCCGCGAGATCCATCTTCAGGGGCCGTCTGCCCTGCTCGATGGACGCGATCTGCTGCTCCCCGACGACGAAGATCTCCCCGAGGGACTTCTGCGTGTACCCGGCCGCTTCCCGGAAGAGGGCGAGCAGCGCACCCACCATCTTCATCGCCGAGGCGTTCCTGCGTGATCGTCGTGACCGTGTCGTGGTGCTCATGGCGGCGAACTCCCCACCCGCGCGCGTACTTGCACTGTTGCGCGCACGTACAACATGGCTGTACGAGTGCGCGCTCTGTTCCATGATGGCCACGGAGTGTGACTGTCGTCCCGTGAATGACGAAACTCCACTCCTGCTCCAACCCCCGTCTCCGCGCGAGCGGTTCTACCGCCGGGAGCGCCAGTCCGTCCCGGCCGCACGCGCGTTCGCGCGCGACGCGCTCATGGACTGGGGCGGGTGCGGTCGCGCGGAGGACGTGCTGCTCTGTGTGAGCGAACTGGCGACGAACGCGCTGGTGCACGGCGTGCCGCCCGGCCGTGGATTCCTGCTGAGGCTGGTGTCGTACGGCGCGGACGGTGGCGTACGGATCGAGGTGCACGACAGTGGTGACGGCGTGCCGGTGCTGCCGCGGCAGGACGTCCAGGAGCCCGGCGAGGGCGGGCGGGGCCTGTTGCTGGTGTCGGAGCTGGCGGACAAGTGGGGCGTGGGGGCGAGGTGTCCCGGCAAGGTCGTCTGGTGCGAGTTCGAAGGCCCTGGCCGTCGCGCCGGCGACGGCAAGACCTCCAAGACAACTGGGGTACTGGTTGGTAGGTCGGCGTCATGGCGCTGCCGGTGAGCGTCTACGGCGCCGCGGGCCTGTGCGGTTGGACGTCATCAACCCGCGCCAGGGAAACCCCGGAGAGGTAGCGCGAGCTTAAAATAAGTTGCTACTATTTTTTATGACCTTCTCTACCGACGCCGCGAACACGACTCCCAAGGGCGGCGCTGTGGCCCCGGGTCGGCGTTCGCTGGCTCCCGATCTCGCGCGCGGCGTGATGCTGCTCGTGATCGCTGTCGTTCACGCGCACATGTACGTTCAGGCAGACGACTACCTACCGCTCGGCTACCCCACCGAGGGCGGATTACTGGACCGGGCCGTCGCGGGCGTGGTCACCGTCATGGGCGACACACGCGGATACCCCATGTTCGCCGCCCTGTTCGGGTACGGAGTAGCGCAGATCCACAGACGGCAACAGGCTGCGGGGAGGGAGTGGCACGACATCCGCCGTCTGCTGCGACAGCGCGGCCGCTGGCTGGTCGTCTTCGGTGGCTGCCATGCCGTCCTGCTGTACTCCGGCGACATACTGGCCGCCTACGGGCTCATCGCGCTGCTGTTCGCCGGGATGCTCAGGTTCAGGGACAGGTCGCTGCTCGTGGCCGCCGGCGTGCTGTGCCTCATCAGCACGACCTTGTTCTCCCTGATCGCGGCGAGCGCTGGCATGGACGGCGGGGCCAGCACGGTGGTCAGCACGACTGAGAATCCCCTTCGGGACGCACTCAACCGGGCGACCGGCTGGCCGGGCTCGACGCTGATGCTGGTCTTCATCTCGGTCGGACCGTTCCTGCTCGGCGTCTGGGCCGCCCGTCGGCGTGTCCTGGAAGAGCCCGGCCGCCATCAGCGGTTCCTGCGGAACACGGCCGCGATCGGAATCGGCGCCGCGATCGCCGGCGGGCTCCCACTCGCCCTGATCACCTCGCTGGTGTGGACCGACCCGTCACAGGCCACGCTCGGGCTGGCAGGCGTACTGCACATGGCCGGCGGAGTCGGGGGCGGCTTGGGGTACGCGGCCCTGATCGGGCTGCTGGCGGTACGTGTCGGCGAGCAGCGTGGTCCGCTCGTGACCGCGCTCAGCGCCTGTGGTCAGCGTTCGATGACCTGCTATCTGCTGCAGTCGGTCGCCTGGCTCGGTCTGTTCGCGCCCTACACGCTGAATCTCGGCCGGCACCTCGGCGTCGCGGGAACCGTGCTGGTCGGCGTCATCGTCTGGGCGTGCTCCGTACTGATAGCCGACGTTCTGCGACGCAAGAACCGGCGTGGTCCCGCCGAGACAGCGCTCCGCCGGCTCACCTACGGTCCGTCCCGCGAACGTTCCCCTGTCCAGAAGGCGTCCTGACCGTCAGCGTGAGGCCGCCTCGCCGTCGAACAGCCGGTCGACGTACCGGACAAGCGCGGTTCGTAGCTCGTCCGCTGCGTACCCCGCACCGGTCACGACATGGTGAAGGCTCAGCCCGTCCACAAAAGCGATCAGTGCCGCCGCCTCCCCGGCGACGTCGATGCCGTCAGCGAGCTCGCCTGCACGCTGTGCGCCGCTGAGCGCCTCCACAAGGCCGTCGTGCAGATCGCGAGAGGCGGCCTTGTGGGTGGCGGCCATCTCCGGGTCGGTGAGCGAGGCCTGGAGGAAGCTCAGCCAGACCTTGAGTTCCTTCTCCCGCTCGTCATCCAGTGGGAGGAAGGTCTCCATGATGCGGACGACGATCCCACGCACCGGCAGGGTGATCTCCACCTGCCGCACCCGCTCGCGGACCTGGCCGTAGATCCATTCCACGCCGAACCTGAGGAGGTCGCCCTTGGTACGGAAGTACCGCTGCACCAGCCCCACGGAAACCCCGGCCGTCGCGGCGACGTCAGCCAAGGCGGTGCGGGCGAGTCCACGCTCAGCCACGGTGCTCATCAGCGCATCGGCAATCTGGGCGCGACGTGTGTCGGCATCGGCATGTCGTGTCATGAAAGCAGTCTCGCCTATTCGTTCGCCCCGGTGCCCTGCCCCCTTAACGGGCCGGGGGCGGCCCCACCGAGTCGCGTACGACGACGTGTGTGCCCAGCAGCAGATGTTCGTCGGGGGAGCCCGGCGTGTGGTCGAGGGCCGTGCGGACGGCGAGGCGGCCGAGTTCCTCGTAGGGGACGTGGACCGTCGTCAGGGCGGGGTGGAGGTCGCGGGCGAAGGGGATGTCGTCGTAGCCGGCGAGGGAGATGTCGCCGGGGACGGTCAGGCCCGCCTCGTGCAGGGCGGTGAGGGCGCCCGCCGCGACCATGTCGGTGGCCGCCACGACGGCCGTGAAGTCGAGGTCGTCCTTGAGGGCTTGCCGCATGAGGCGGTGGCCGGCGTCGCGGGTGAAGTCGCCGTGCAGGAGGAGGGACGGGTCGGGGGTGAGGCCCCGGGCCCGGTGGGCGGCGAGATAGCCGCGTTCGCGGCCCAGAGCCGTGGTGTGGTCCGCCCGGCCGCCGAGGAACAGCACACGGCGGTGGCCCTGGGCGAGGACGTGGGCGACCAGGGTGTAGGCGCCGCCCTCGTTGTCGTACTCGATGACCGTCACCGGGGCGCCGGGGTCCAGTGGTGGTCTGCCGCACAGGACCAGGCGGGAACCGGCCGAGGCGAGGGAGTCGGCCATGCGGTGGGTGCGTTCGCGGTACTCGGGGGTGTCGGCGGTGCCGCCGACCAGGATCACGGCGGCGGCGCGCTGGGCGCGCATCATCTCGACGAACTCCAGCTCGTGCCGGACGTCGCCCTCCGTGCTGCAGACCAGGCAGAGGTGGCCGAGGCGGGTCGCCTCGCGTTCGACGCCGTGGGCCATGTGCGCGAACGACGGGCCGGTGATGTCCTCCAGCACGAAGGCGAGCGTGGGCGTGCCGACACCCGCGATCGCCTTCGCCCGCGCGTCCGCGACGTAGTCCAGCTCGCGGACCGCCCGCATGACGCGCCCGCGGGTCGCCGCGCTCACCGGGTACACGCCGCCGAGCACCCGGGACACCGTCGACGCCGAGACCCCCGCGCGGGCCGCCACGTCCCGGATGGTGCTGCGGCTCGCGTCCCCGCTCTTCCTCGTCATGACTGCCTCGTCTCTCCCGGGCGCCGGTCCGCACCCACCCCTCGGGAACTGCGGCAACGTGATGGCAACCGGTTCCCTCGACGGAGGCTAGCAGCGGGGAGGGGAGGGGGAGGAGGGTTGTGCGAGGACTGGTGAACCGGTGGTGAGCACGTACGCTCCTATGCCGCCCCCAGCGTCCCCGCGATGCCCGAGACCGCCTCCGGGCCCACCCGGCAGCAGCCGCCGATCAGACGGGCGCCGGACTGCCGCCAGCCCTTCACCTGGTCGGCGGTGAAGGTGGAGCGGCCGGTCCAGGAGCGGGCCTTGGCGTCCCAGGTCTCGCCGCTGTTGGGGTAGACGACGACCGGCTTGCCGGTGACCCGGGCCGCGGTCGCGGCGGCGGTGTCCACGTCCTCGGGTGCGCAGCAGTTCACGCCGACCGCGATCACCTCGTCCGCCTCGGCGGCCAGGGCGAAGGCCTCCTCCAGCGGCTGCCCGGCGCGCGTGCGGCCACCGGCGACGGAGTACGTCAGCCAGGCCGGCACTCCGAGCCCGCGCACCGCCCGCAGCAGGGCGGTGGCCTCGTCGGCGTCGGGAACCGTCTCCAGCGCGAGGACGTCGGGGCGGGCGGCGGCCAGCACCTCCAGACGGGGGCGGTGGAAGCGCTCCAGTTCGTCGATCGTGAGGCCGTAGCGGCCCCGGTACTCGGAGCCGTCCGCGAGCATCGCCCCGTAGGGACCGGCCGAGGCCGCCACCCACAGCGGGCGCGAGACGCGTGCGAGCCGGGCCGCGTCCCGTGCCGACTCGACGCTGAGCGCCATGAGTTCGGCCGCCCGGTCGTGGTCGATCCCGCGCTTGGCGAAGCCCTCGAACGTGGCCTGGTAGCTGGCCGTGATCGCCACGTCGGCGCCCGCCCGGAAGTAGGCGAGGTGCGCCTCCGTGATCGCCTCCGGCTGTTCCGCGAGCAGCCGCGCCGACCACAGTTCGTCGCTCAGGTCGTGCCCGGCCGACTCGAGCTGGTTGGACATGCCGCCGTCGAGGACGACCGTCCCGGCGGCGAGGGCTTCGGCGAGGGTGAGGGTGCTGGTCATATGGACGACGGTAGTCGAGACCCGGCGGTGGACCCCAGCCGATTGCGTCCAGTACATGAACAGGTCGCCCAACATATGGGACGGCGGGTTACGATCACAGCCCTCCCCCCACCCCCCCTCCGTTCGTCAGGACCGCCCATGACCGTCCCCAGCCCCGCCGAGGCCGCCGAACCCGTCGAGCCGGCCCCGGCGCCCGCTCCCCGCCGCACCTTCGGCCTCGCCGCCGCCACGGCCCTCGTCATGGGCAACATCATCGGCGGCGGCATCTTCGCCCTGCCCGCCACCGTCGCCCCCTATGGCACGGTCAGCCTGCTCGCCTTCGTCGTGCTCTCGGTCGGCGCGGTCGCCCTCGCGCTGCTCTTCGGCAGGCTGGCGCGGCGCAGCCCGGTCACCGGCGGGCTGTACGTCTACCCGCGGGACGCCTTCGGCGAGTTCGCCGGGTTCCTGTCGGCCTGGTCGTACTGGACGATGTGCTGGGTCAGCATCGCCGCCCTGGCCGTCGCGGTCGTCGGTTACGTCGACGTCCTGATACCCCTGCACGGCAACCACGTCCTCCAGGCAGCCGTCGCCATGGCCGCTCTCTGGCTGCCCGCCGCCGCCAACTTCGCGGGCACGCGGTGGGTCGGCACGGTGCAGGTCGTCTCAACGGTCCTGAAGTTCGTACCGCTGCTCCTCCTCGCGACGATCGGCCTGTTCTTCGTCGACACGGACAACTTCGGCCCGTTCAACGCCTCCGGCCAGAGCGTCTCCGGCGCGCTGGCCGCCTCCGCCGCGCTGCTGCTGTACAGCTTCCTCGGGGTCGAGTCGGCCGCGGTCAGCGCGGGCGAGGTCCGCGACCCCGGGCGCACGGTCGCCCGGGCGAGCGTCCTCGGCACGCTGGCCTCGGCATTGGTCTACATCCTCGGCACGGTCGCCGTCTTCGGCCTCGTCCCGCACGGTCAACTCGTCGACTCCGGCGCCCCGTTCGCCGACGCGGTGAACGCCCTCACCGGCAGCTCCTGGGGCGGCACCGTCATCGCCCTGGTCGCCGTCGTCTCGATCACCGGCTGCCTCAACGGCTGGATCCTCATGGCCGCGCAGATGCCGTACGCCGCCGCACGTGACGGTCTCTTCCCCGCGCCCTTCGCCCGGGTCGGCAAGGGCGGCGTCCCCGGCTTCGGCGTCTGGGCCTGCGCGGTCCTCGGCACGCTCCTCATCGCCCTCAACTACACGGCGGGCCCGGACACCACGTTCCGCGTCCTCGTCCTGATCACGACGTTCACCGGCTGCGTGCCGTACCTGCTGTCGGCTGCGGCCCAGCTGTACTGGCTGGCGCGCGGCACCCGCGCCCGCGTCCGCCCCGCGGGCCTCGCCCGCGACCTGACCGTCGCCGTCCTGTCCTTCGGCTTCTCCTTCTGGCTGATCGCGGGCGCCGGCTACGCGGCCGTCTACCAGGGCGTGCTGTTCCTGTTCGCCGGGATCCCGGTGTACGTGTGGCTGCGGGGGCGGCGGGAGGCGTCCGCCTAGAGCGCGTCGCGGGAGGCCGTGGTCGTGCAGCCCACGCGTCCTAGCCCTGTGTCGGGTTGCTGTGCAGCTTGCGCCGTTCCCGGCGGTTGGGATGGCGGATGACCACTCCCGCCATGCCGCCGGACCCGGTGAGCCGGACCAGCGGAGTTCCCGGGAGCCGGTCGGGGGTCGTCTTGTCCGTCAGGCCGCCGACGCCGGGGTGCATGCCGCTGGTGTCCGCGGCCCAGGCGTCGGGGATGACGATCGTGACACCGGATGTCTCCCCGTACGCCTCCACCGCGACCTCCGTGAGGCGGCACTCGACCCGGGTGAAGTCGATCTTCACACCCCCCATGCCTCCGTGAGCGATCACGTGCCCCGGAGCCTCCCAGCGCCCGGGGCCTCTAGACGCGCCATACATGCCGCCTTTGAGTACCAGCGGCGCCTGGCTCCCGGTGGAGTTCGGCCTCGGCAAGTCGGCGGTCAGGACGGCCAACTCGGCGTGCGTCTTGGACGTCAGCGCCTGCTCCAGGCGCGAATCCAGCTCATCGAAATCGATGCGCCCCTCGGCTGCCGCATCCCGCAACTGCTCGACCACTGCTTCCCGGTCGTCGTGAGAGGCGCGGAGCTCTCCTGAGTGAACAGGGCGCGGAGCGGGATTTGGAGGCTGAGTAGTCATGGCCACCAGAGTAGGCAGCCGGCGGACCGGGCGGACTGCTGCCGCCGTTTCTGCCCCCCTGAGCTTGTTCTGCAACCTGCAGCGTCGAGACGTTGCGGTGATGCGGCCGGCCCGGTGGTGAGACCGGGCCAGCCTGTCCGGTCCCCAGGACTACCCGGGGTACACGGTGTATGCGTGGCAGTCCTCACAGCCCTTGATCAAGGCCTTGGTGAACTTGCCCTTGGGGCTGGTGCGCGTCACCGAGGTACTGTCGTGCGCCCACTCCCCCCACGCGTCACCATGCATACGAAGCCAGACGTGGCCCGCGCACCGTCCGTCGTTGCCCTTGGCTGCGACGGCCTTCTTCTTGGTGAGAGTCATGGCGTAGTCGGTCTTGCAGGACCGCTCGTAGTGGAAGAAGCCGGGTTCATCGGTGATGATCGTGTCCGTGCCGGCGGCGGACGCGGTGGTGGTGGTCAGCATCAAGGCTGCGGCAGTGGCGCCGAGGGCCGTGGCGATGCGCTTCCGCGCTGCGGTGATGGTCATGTGGGTTCCCCGTGGTCGTCGTGGGTGAGCGTGGTGGCGTTGCCCGGGACCAACCCGGTCCAAGACCGGCAAGGGACCTGCCGGTGGCTGCCGAGAAGGCCCTTTCTGTTGTGCGCTCCACACTGCGAGGCGGATCCTGCACCAACCTTGCAAGAACCTAGACTCCGCTGGTGGGCGC
This region of Streptomyces caelestis genomic DNA includes:
- a CDS encoding amino acid permease produces the protein MTVPSPAEAAEPVEPAPAPAPRRTFGLAAATALVMGNIIGGGIFALPATVAPYGTVSLLAFVVLSVGAVALALLFGRLARRSPVTGGLYVYPRDAFGEFAGFLSAWSYWTMCWVSIAALAVAVVGYVDVLIPLHGNHVLQAAVAMAALWLPAAANFAGTRWVGTVQVVSTVLKFVPLLLLATIGLFFVDTDNFGPFNASGQSVSGALAASAALLLYSFLGVESAAVSAGEVRDPGRTVARASVLGTLASALVYILGTVAVFGLVPHGQLVDSGAPFADAVNALTGSSWGGTVIALVAVVSITGCLNGWILMAAQMPYAAARDGLFPAPFARVGKGGVPGFGVWACAVLGTLLIALNYTAGPDTTFRVLVLITTFTGCVPYLLSAAAQLYWLARGTRARVRPAGLARDLTVAVLSFGFSFWLIAGAGYAAVYQGVLFLFAGIPVYVWLRGRREASA
- a CDS encoding DUF1707 SHOCT-like domain-containing protein, with product MTTQPPNPAPRPVHSGELRASHDDREAVVEQLRDAAAEGRIDFDELDSRLEQALTSKTHAELAVLTADLPRPNSTGSQAPLVLKGGMYGASRGPGRWEAPGHVIAHGGMGGVKIDFTRVECRLTEVAVEAYGETSGVTIVIPDAWAADTSGMHPGVGGLTDKTTPDRLPGTPLVRLTGSGGMAGVVIRHPNRRERRKLHSNPTQG